In Gossypium hirsutum isolate 1008001.06 chromosome D01, Gossypium_hirsutum_v2.1, whole genome shotgun sequence, the genomic window AGGTAAAAAAGCAAGGCAGAATTTGATATAGGAAGGAGCTTAACTGAGGTAAGATATATCAAATTCATCTGGGAATTTAAAACTGTCAGCTGCGCCGAACTTCCGTTTTTCTTCCAAATCATCAGGAGAGTCTCCTTCGTCGCTACTATTGTTATCCTCGTTGTAGCAAGCAGTCGGCGAAGAGGGATCGTGCATGCTTCGGGAGCGGCATAATGGGGTAGCAAGCATGCTTACTTGACCAAAGTGTGATATTTCCACAACAACTGTCTCATCGTCTGCTGGGAGAGGTTGTTTCCATGGTTCTCCGTCTATCCTCATAAATGTGTGATTGGCTGCACCCTTTTTAAACTCAAATCGGACTGCATTGGCCTGAAATTGCAGACAGAAACATCGGGATCGAATCGGGAAATAATACAAGAATATGAGCAGAGATATCTAAAATGGTTTAAACTGTTTTTATGTCATAAAGTCATGAACCTCCTTGTTCTACCTGTGCTAAACGAGTCCCATGTCCATTTGGAGCAAGCAAAACAAGACCATGCAGGACATTTCTAAATCCGACTATCTCAATTAGGCCATCATCTACAAAAGGAGGAGTCAAGCCTCTCTGTAAACCAGAATCCCCAATCAAAATCTTCTGGTTAGAAATCAGTTTGTTACAGCAGATAAAAATGAAGAGGGAAATAAGAACGGAcatcaagaaatttcttcctaTACGGTGTTCCCCAAGGATTGAATCCACCGGAGAAACTAGGCAAGTTGAGGCAGACGATAGATCCAATGCTGTATTAAGAAGAAAGTGCAATTATAAtgagaaattcaaagttttgaTTATATGATCTTTTAAATATGCATCCAGGTTATAGATGATTTTGACCTTCTAGGTATTTTGAGGTCTTCCCATTGGCCTTGTTTCCTCATAACCTTAACCTTTGCTATTTGAGCTATGTTCCTGTATTGACATCGAGGCATTCTCATATACAATGGCAACCACATAGCTCAACAAGCTTTACTCAGgaagtaaaacataatataacaATCCATTTGGAATCAGGCATATGAAAATAGAGCTCTAAGAAAATTGAAGATATGACTACCGAGCTAGAAAACCACAAATCTATAACATATAAGCAAAATTCATGGAGCAAATCTAGCAGGTTTTTGTTTACTAGATAAGTAGTTAGTCTAACATTAAAAAATGGATAGCTTGAGACTGAAGCACAAATTGATACCCATCATACATGTTCCTATGAATTTTATACGATATGATTAATTTCCCTAATCAAAGCACTaccaaaaaagttaaaaaaaatataattagccAGCTGAGGTGTGTGAAAGATGAAGTCATCATACATATTCGTCTAAATAGGACAGGAATTTATATTACCAAACATCTATAAGTAGACTCACGTTGGAGATGGACGAAAAAGAGAACCAAACATCCATCCTTGAGTACATCCAAGCTTTATGTAAGTACCCTGCTTCACCATAAATAAAGAAATACTCGTGTAAGTTGCATAACAAACTTAAGAATGATCATACAAGTGAAAGGAACCATGGAGACAACTTAACAAAAGATTATGTAAAACAGTATATTGTTAGTAGACAAGTACATTTTAGGTAATAGTGCATGAAAGGTAACGTACTTGTATAAACACCTATGAAGCTATATCCAATCCAATACATGAACATATAGGGAGAGGAAGAAGGGAATTTGTACAGTCAGTACGgaaatttttttttccagatAGGAACTTCCAACTAAAACTAGGATTAAATATGGCTGAAACACAATTAAAATTCTTGACAATTTAagattatttcacatttcaaccattaTCACAGCAGAAAAGATATATTTACCTGATTAATTAACTGATTTCTGAATTTTTCTGGGTGCAATTTCCTCTCAGAGTGAAATGCATATGATACTTGAGCATCCATTCCTGACCAAAACAAATCTTATTGGTGAATTGAAAAGTTACTGCACCAAGATCTCATTATAGCATTCAGAATAAAGGTTACTTCACTAAGATCTAGATCGAGATCTAGATTTCGAGATAACCAACTACTAACAATCATATGTAAAAGCAAAACAGCTATTAGGCTTACTTCCAGTTCTATGGAAAAATCTGCATTAAGAATCTAAATAATAACGGCAAAACATAGTTGGTTCAATTAAGTGAGCATAAATTTTCGATCACTTTCTCTCCCATTAGCACCTTAACTACAAAAATGTGCCTCAAACGACCAACTGCACCAAATATATGGTGGGGaaaccatttcaatataattaaCAGGTCAGGCAACATTTGACCATCATGTCAGGGACAAAATGATATGTGATGGATCTTTATCAGGTTAACTTGGAAAACTGCTATGTTTGGACTCAAGAGCTAAATCACGGTGACGCTGCTATGTTTCTACTCGTTAAATGCTTGAGTGAGTAATAATACAGAGATACTTATCTTTGTATCTACATATCATAAACAAATAAGAAAGttgttcttttataaaaaaaatgttgcaAATTGTGAAATTCTTGCACGGAACTATATTTCGTACCCATGCTGAAGTAGTTCCAAAATCCTCCACGAAATGTGTGATAACCATCCTGAGATGAGAGAACACCCATTTAAATTTTTGCCAATAAGCATATAAAGCAACCCCAATTCATATGAAGCAAGTAAACATTAAATCGGAACCCAAACATGTAAATGGTGATTTGAACCCCCATATTAGCAGCTTGAACCTTTGACTGGCAATATTACCACTTCCATAGATCTCgctataaattttatacaaaatgattttatgtAAATGGCAAGAAGAATGCACCAattatcttaaaataaaaatgatttaaactgACAACAAGAGGATCAGGGCATATGATGAGATGTAAACCTCATTTGATGCGGCCATTacgcaacaaaaataaaatgcctTTCAGGATTGCTCGTTTTAGAATTTCATCATCCACCAAAAATCAAAGAAGTCAAGAATagtttgaagaaaaagaaaccaaCAGGTACAGAAGCAGTATTACCATACAACTGACCTATCTAAAGACTCCTCAGGAATTACTGTAGGCAGAATATATACAAATGGGAGAAGACAAAAAAGTAGTTCAGCAAAAAAATGGCAATAAAGAAGAGAAAACAGAAACATACCATACCCAGTTTGTCTGTTTGAGAGATGCGATGAAATGCATGCAAAGAATGGGGTAATTCAAGAGGCCCAATGGGATCACAAGAACCTTCCTTCGGGGCCCTCATTCGCATGATAATATGCCAGCTGAAATTTCATCGAATGATTCGTAgcattaataatctaaagcaaattaaaactttcaacaCATAAGCAACTGAATTTCTTTTCCATTACAACATGATAAAAGTGAACCAGATCAAAACTCAAGGAAAAGTAGAAATGCTAGTATAAAGGACTCCATCATTTAAATCTAGTTTCAACAAGAAATAAATCCTTTCCATGTTCATCTTAAATATAGACAAGTTCTTGCAGACATGAACTTCTTGTCAGGCTCGTAGCACCGCACACCAGTGTAGAGCATTAAGGCTTGAGAAGATTATGAGAGAAGTCTAAAAGGGTAAGAGCTTAAAGTGTGACAAAAGCCATTAGGAAGATGGTTTGGTGGAAAATTTTTGAGTGGTCCACTAAACATAGTTTAGGGAGATTGCAAACAACAAGAATAAAGCTCATTACAACTAACAACTGTAGCACTAGCAACACAACAACAATCTCCAGTAATCAAGTTCTGTGAACTAGCAAACCAATGCCATCAAAAACTATCGCATTCATTTAGGAGGAGGCACAGTCTCACACCTTCCTGAACCTTAATTAATATAAAGCACTATGACTTGCTTGCTTATGTGGAAGTAAAAGATAGGTAAATAGAAGCGTGTGTCTATGTTTCTAATTAGCTTCATAAAAACAAAGAGACGGCTGTTGAATAGTATATTACCTATCTATTTTCATTTCGGTTGCATTCTTCACTTGTTCCAAGAATGAGAATACGGACTGTCTGTCTGTGCCGGGATTTTTCTTTCCCTGCAAATTAACCGAACAAAAGGCATGAAAATCTAACTCAATAGAACCAATTCTTCCAGTGCTGTTTGTCAATTGTGGAACAAACATTTTGGAAACAATAAATACTAGTAATGATCATAAAACATATGGCAAGCACTTATAGTAATCCTTTCTTTTAAGGGGATTGAAAAGACAGTTTGGCATCACTGACAACGATTAAGTGAACAAAATTAGCAGAATAGGTGTAAAATTTTCAGCTTAAAAATATTATGGATTgtaaatttgttgtttttttggCCAATACGGCAATAACAATTGATGAGAGGTTGAGAACAAAACAGGGAAAGAAGCAGAAAAGAAAACCAGCATTCTTGTTCATGGAAAAGAGATATGACAACAATCAGAAACAGTTCGTGATTCACATGTCAAATGACATCATTAGAACGAAAGGCAACAACAGATAAAGAAAAAACAATCTTCAAGACCGATGTGAACtaacaattaataaaataaactagaCGAGTCAAGTAAGCATCATCCTACCCAACCAAAAGAAAAAGGCAGGTTGTTTCCAGTTCCCAGAGGCACTGTAGCAACTGGAGGTGGATGAGGCAGTTTAAGATCGGATATTACACCAAGAAGCCAGCCAGCTGTGCCATCGCCACCTGCAACCTAGCAAACAGCCTAAGCAATTTAGACATCAACTGCGCCATGTATAACATAGGCACACTCATACATATacacatgtatgtatgtgatgtAACATGTAAATTAGTAAAGGCAGACAAAAAACCTGACAGTAAACATAAACATATACTTAACATGTCAACTCACGATTATTCTCAAGCTATTCTCAATAGCTGAAGCAAAATCATCTCCACGCTGCTTAAGTGATCCCAAAGTGGCATAAATTTGGTGTAGCACCTTATCAGGTTTCGTCTCTCCCAAATCAAAAACCTGAAGATCGATCAGTCGAGTTTAATTCAAAAGGTGGATCTccatagtcacacttgcattatCCTTTAAGGCAGGAAGATAATACCTGGTTGGGGTTAAGAACAGAACGATATGTAGAAAGAAGATTCCCTCCAAGCTGTCCACCACTTTTGGAGTTGATAAAGACTAAGACTGGACAAGAAGGTACACACGGTGGTTTCTTTGCTTCTGATTCAGGAACAAGTATATAATTTGGGATGTAGTATTCACTCAATATATGGTTCAACATACTATCGCCCATCATCGTGTCCCAACTGCAGGTCATATATGTAAGGAAAGATCAAAAAGTTAGAATACTGCTGCAAGTACGCAGTTATCATGCTGGTGTATCAACCCTGTGCATCAGTATCAAAAGCTATGCAACATAAACTTGCTGAAAAACATATCGATAGGCCAAAAATACTTATGCCACTCTTTGAGCACCTTAGAACTGCCATGAAAATCCTTTCTCCTTTTAGCTTAGATAGAATTATGGTCAATACTGGGAAAGATAAATGCATAAAAACTAGAAAACAAATATAGCTAAGCATGTAATTCTTATTGCATTGCACCAAAGATAATGACATAATCAACTAAATTTGGGAATTCAATCGAACAGGGAGAAGATTCCAATATGCGCTGATCTAAACAATGGAATGAGCAGAATCTAAACCCGACTATCACTTtaacttaattaaactaaattaaattaaatcatatgCATTAATAATTAGCAACAAACAACAGTTAAACCTTCTAGAAAAAAAACTACGAATATCTCTAGCCATGAGCTGCGATTCCAAGGACAATTCTACCAAGCCCTTTCCAGGGAAAAATGACAAATTTCTAATCAATGCCATTCTTCTCAAACAAAAAACGGATCAgagaaaacaaaacaataatatgCAACACAAGTTAAAcataaatcattaaatttatgCTTAGTTCCACTTCGTTGACCCTTAGTTTTCTCTCTATCATACACTCAACCAGCTGATATAAGCTAAAGAGAACACATAAATGAACTGAAAATCTTCAAAACAatgaaaaaaggaaaaactaaattCAAATAAGCATTTCTTTTTCGTTCATTTCGCTCTCTCTTTAACTCCTTCAGAAAACAATTAAAGAAAGCTCAAATCTCTCAAAATTC contains:
- the LOC107918202 gene encoding diacylglycerol kinase 5 isoform X2; translation: MMGDSMLNHILSEYYIPNYILVPESEAKKPPCVPSCPVLVFINSKSGGQLGGNLLSTYRSVLNPNQVFDLGETKPDKVLHQIYATLGSLKQRGDDFASAIENSLRIIVAGGDGTAGWLLGVISDLKLPHPPPVATVPLGTGNNLPFSFGWGKKNPGTDRQSVFSFLEQVKNATEMKIDSWHIIMRMRAPKEGSCDPIGPLELPHSLHAFHRISQTDKLGMDGYHTFRGGFWNYFSMGMDAQVSYAFHSERKLHPEKFRNQLINQGTYIKLGCTQGWMFGSLFRPSPTNIAQIAKVKVMRKQGQWEDLKIPRSIGSIVCLNLPSFSGGFNPWGTPYRKKFLDRGLTPPFVDDGLIEIVGFRNVLHGLVLLAPNGHGTRLAQANAVRFEFKKGAANHTFMRIDGEPWKQPLPADDETVVVEISHFGQVSMLATPLCRSRSMHDPSSPTACYNEDNNSSDEGDSPDDLEEKRKFGAADSFKFPDEFDISYLS
- the LOC107918202 gene encoding diacylglycerol kinase 5 isoform X1 — protein: MTCSWDTMMGDSMLNHILSEYYIPNYILVPESEAKKPPCVPSCPVLVFINSKSGGQLGGNLLSTYRSVLNPNQVFDLGETKPDKVLHQIYATLGSLKQRGDDFASAIENSLRIIVAGGDGTAGWLLGVISDLKLPHPPPVATVPLGTGNNLPFSFGWGKKNPGTDRQSVFSFLEQVKNATEMKIDSWHIIMRMRAPKEGSCDPIGPLELPHSLHAFHRISQTDKLGMDGYHTFRGGFWNYFSMGMDAQVSYAFHSERKLHPEKFRNQLINQGTYIKLGCTQGWMFGSLFRPSPTNIAQIAKVKVMRKQGQWEDLKIPRSIGSIVCLNLPSFSGGFNPWGTPYRKKFLDRGLTPPFVDDGLIEIVGFRNVLHGLVLLAPNGHGTRLAQANAVRFEFKKGAANHTFMRIDGEPWKQPLPADDETVVVEISHFGQVSMLATPLCRSRSMHDPSSPTACYNEDNNSSDEGDSPDDLEEKRKFGAADSFKFPDEFDISYLS